A portion of the Corticium candelabrum chromosome 5, ooCorCand1.1, whole genome shotgun sequence genome contains these proteins:
- the LOC134180601 gene encoding mucin-19-like, which translates to MVIQAPVLQMSAATRSQSSISRGESCSPQVIRISLQHLGCKRRVSTTMCYGECESFSYPNKRNFKYPVKHSSDLHNVCRCCTPTQIEKIAHTLTCRMGSRISTKTFYVANMKSCACRPCGGH; encoded by the exons ATGGTCATACAAGCTCCAGTCCTGCAGATGAGTGCTGCTACCCGGTCGCAGTCTTCAATATCTCGTGGTGAAAGCTGCTCTCCTCAGGTGATAAGGATCAGCCTGCAGCATCTCGGATGTAAAAGACGCGTTTCAACGACG ATGTGCTATGGAGAGTGTGAGAGCTTTTCGTATCCCAACAAACGTAATTTCAAATATCCGGTCAAGCATAGCAGCGACCTCCACAACGTGTGCAGATGCTGTACACCCACACAGATAGAAAAGATTGCCCACACGTTGACGTGTAGAATGGGCAGTCGGATCAGTACGAAGACATTCTATGTTGCTAATATGAAGAGCTGCGCATGCAGGCCGTGTGGAGGGCACTGA
- the LOC134180426 gene encoding uncharacterized protein LOC134180426 codes for MIVKFKHRIVLVSTLLSMLYVEGAKPKQQEFSSEHDSLTQTVGRLTSDLTNLQMAFAELNRTLQTFIEEIVSKKTSFFGDGSYGSFLSGPTTVVINDYAKVIGKAEKGSKHFAVDSIASLSSGVEVLIIQMKGKEAGKYIFARIFSVDRAEQIVYVTTGLSFRCSSLGSERCQIVTVPHYSNVYVNSGGTIMGSEWDGDKGGVVVLRASIKVEVATSSSKISACGIGYRGGADGKKLKHPGLQGESYNGTVVAAIHSNYGGGGGGETPSTHNYGGLQPAHGGQAYGNWVSLLDQILMGSGGGGGARDQDCCANPGRGGNGGGIVMVFTPFIAGSGGIVTACGENGLNAGNNGKSGGQQGGGGGGAGGSVLVVSNPSGVSTKGSVSVQAPGGAGGSSSESSYAAPGGAGSEGIISLHSATA; via the exons ATGATTGTAAAATTCAAACATCGCATTGTTCTTGTATCTACGCTACTTTCTATGCTATACGTCGAGGGAGCAAAACCCAAACAACAG GAATTTTCATCCGAGCATGACTCACTTACGCAGACTGTTGGTCGTCTCACGAGCGACCTTACCAATCTTCAAATGGCGTTTGCTGAGCTCAACCGTACGCTTCAGACCTTCATCGAGGAAATTGTAAGCAAGAAAACGTCTTTCTTCGGCGACGGGTCTTACGGATCTTTCCTAAGCGGTCCCACTACTGTCGTTATTAACGACTACGCTAAAGTGATTGGCAAGGCTGAAAAGGGATCGAAGCATTTTGCGGTCGATTCCATTGCGTCACTGTCGTCTGGTGTCGAAGTTCTCATTATCCAGATGAAGGGAAAAGAGGCTGGGAAATACATATTTGCTCGTATTTTCAGCGTCGACAGAGCAGAGCAGATCGTTTATGTCACGACGGGATTGAGCTTTAGGTGCAGTTCTTTGGGAAGTGAGAGATGCCAGATTGTTACCGTTCCTCACTATAGCAACGTGTACGTTAACAGTGGCGGAACTATAATGGGTAGTGAGTGGGATGGAGACAAAGGTGGAGTTGTCGTATTACGAGCAAGCATAAAG GTGGAAGTTGCAACTTCTTCAAGCAAAATTTCTGCGTGTGGCATTGGATATcgtggtggagcagatggtaaaAAACTGAAGCATCCAGGACTTCAGG GAGAGAGTTACAATGGCACAGTTGTGGCAGCTATCCACTCTAACTATGGCGGCGGAGGAGGCG GAGAAACTCCTAGCACACACAACTATGGCGGCTTGCAACCAGCACACGGTGGCCAGGCCTATGGAAACTGGGTTTCTCTTCTGGATCAGATACTGATGGGCAGCGGAGGTGGAGGAGGAGCTAGAGACCAGGATTGCTGCGCCAACCCTGGAAGAGGAGGAAACGGAGGTGGCATTGTCATGGTATTCACTCCGTTTATTGCTGGGAGCGGCGGGATTGTCACTGCGTGCGGCGAGAACGGGCTGAATGCTGGAAACAATGGAAAGAGTGGTGGTCAACAAGGAGGAGGCGGAGGAGGAGCCGGTGGTTCCGTACTTGTTGTATCTAATCCATCAGGGGTGTCTACGAAAGGGAGTGTTAGTGTCCAGGCGCCGGGTGGTGCAGGAGGAAGTTCGAGTGAATCGAGTTACGCAGCTCCGGGTGGGGCAGGATCAGAAGGAATAATATCGTTGCACTCCGCTACTGCGTAA
- the LOC134180437 gene encoding uncharacterized protein LOC134180437: protein MISLWLFVGFVSLCCRQATTKSTGDDIQPAVQLSGKSRWNLVKDKHQHAEKSFIKPLEKKPTLERVSTVISQSQSLGKIPKVDQRSKPRLPSINANRQANTSRSVFTMETVCSPERYIVRLRHGNCTRIVETTMCYGFCKSYTLPVSQAFHSAATARHSLANACQCCTARLGATRAAPHDVTCDIGGEQSKKTFYVPIAKTCECRQCVVNY, encoded by the exons ATGATCTCTCTCTGGTTGTTCGTCGGTTTCGTCTCTCTCTGCTGCCGTCAAGCGACGACGAAGAGCACCGGGGACGACATCCAACCAGCAGTTCAACTATCAGGAAAAAGTAGATGGAATCTGGTCAAGGACAAGCACCAACACGCCGAGAAGAGTTTCATAAAGCCACTAGAGAAGAAACCTACACTCGAACGTGTCAGCACCGTCATATCGCAATCCCAAAGTTTGGGAAAGATACCCAAAGTTGATCAAAGGAGCAAACCGAGACTGCCGAGCATAAACGCAAATCGTCAGGCAAACACCTCTCGATCCGTTTTTACCATGGAGACCGTTTGCTCTCCGGAACGCTACATTGTCAGATTGCGGCACGGCAACTGCACGCGCATCGTCGAAACGACG ATGTGCTACGGTTTTTGCAAGAGTTACACTCTTCCCGTCTCTCAGGCGTTTCATTCGGCGGCAACGGCACGGCACAGCCTCGCCAACGCGTGTCAGTGCTGCACGGCACGGTTGGGCGCGACGAGGGCCGCACCTCACGACGTGACGTGTGACATTGGTGGAGAGCAGAGCAAAAAGACCTTCTACGTTCCGATTGCGAAGACATGCGAGTGCAGACAGTGCGTCGTCAACTACTAA